From one Phycodurus eques isolate BA_2022a chromosome 19, UOR_Pequ_1.1, whole genome shotgun sequence genomic stretch:
- the LOC133417561 gene encoding disks large homolog 5-like isoform X1: MDPRHRDFLEKCHHNLAQSVTVTDADQLVEVLSRGGTLSPAERHELARGGGCGREKVELLVKILLRKDRDHFADFCSALEETNPHLRSVLLTGTGPVEHCTGSTYSVLSTMPSDSESSGSLGSVGTPTPASSPPLAHVDGHRVNEKMETVLLQLRHVSRERDELRKRLALSSPGSTFDDCRPNSKAGHDYERLKLQCMKAMAELQSLQNQHSGTLKRCEEAVKKADFYHTLHSRLAGEHGQLKDELEALRLDNVRLLREHDHAKQTCEELLRLRDRDQREVADMRALHQQVIREGSSDALNKLYDSAVDKLESVRSDYEGLRKIYEDTTADRNADLSRLDRAEEEKRRLQKQLDVLMKQRDAAIHYQQQYSSSVRRLDQQELSKAAAQNVELQHEMERLQSEATRSKTQQLKAAKECEKYKEERDSVTGEYRLIMSERDQVIKEVERLQTGLELAEAKLKNTSSERRVASEELEALRQELSSSLMERDRAVCEKSELLEKYCHEVKDKAEAQKVLSQACEDMETVREERDVARKERTEAIIQRDQLLREYYQARQKQDSVTLDVERANKEIEMLRKQYEAVGQELKEALQEAEVAKCRRDWAFQERDKIVGERESVRTLCDNLRRERDRAVSDLAEALRNLDDTRKQKNDAVREIKELKEKMEDQLEKEARFRQLMAHSSHDSAIDMDSVEWETEVVEFDKCWDMDLKALGFDIAEGVNDPYLPGDCGVFVSKVDKGSLAEGRLRVNDWLLKINNVDLTSKDRKQAIKAVLSGEGVINMVVRRRKSLGGRVATPVQINLAGHKDCGICLESGVFVASLAPGSPAVRDNALTVGDRLLAINGISLDNKSLPECDALLRTCRESLCISLAKFLPQSCSGQSLYDGLKDSEKVSKNCRNSKHSCSTQADGCACEMRCRFGGGGDDDGAPGDAGLHCQHVPDDSLHSRSPSEPLAEFCYRRQDFQRLPFTFTPVLPDRGPSSRKAGGGTWPKVIAGPSIPECARLSIYKRSKQRKSIFDMNTFRRPEAPPKLDYMSLSQLPKDSPQSSVAESSQGPPAPPTRSDSFRFKHSLQNSSASDSTIPASPPRGSSPVVEGDCAKQLYYTAEASHRESKLLAEDDGSQPRESEKRRYRPKSAPALRRNVTPLHIPVPMQVHHFSKDEHSPEPMDLLRFSPMRNNRYGMHFAPPSYSGGVTHSAQRGLASCPAKTAVMRNPVYGAWSHEVQTGNCPPGPSSGVHSHSRANPQHHGRHSVDLNHQLAGDVGDAGRAPHGTNSLPSGSRLGSLSALQFRAERIRIPPTRYPCSAGSDRGSRSHSECSSPTTPPRSPVGPDASSFAGSQSSSSISTQLRIAVSPAPVGDGRKDGFVRHRLAARPKFLSLRCLRPYLEEPRNVTVQKGAEPLGISIVSGENGGVFVSKVTAGSIAHQAHLEYGDQLLEFNGINLRNANEQQARLVIGQQCDTVTVLAQYNPHMFQLGNHSRSSSRMESSSDRPTPRDSGSTTPDDGSVGDALSEQDEGTVTPPSKQTAPAASPHSTFRLPVAALRRTADSRLVRLKRIQAELGVQICGGNLYGVFVETLDEDSPAKSANGLLPGDRILEYNGVSMKNKTKEEAYLELLKPAETVTFKVQNCLDELAAVKETPGDGVFIRSLYERVADTEQELSFKKDDILYVEDTLPNGNFGYWMAWHLDEKGQKLENGQIPSRFMMDQEFYRRHGMSDMKDDGGGGKTLSAAARRSFFRRRLKHKHNGSKDGKDLMASEAMMSEYLPITEDGVSLMYQRVQKVECSAPRPVLILGPLAEASKDMLVNEAPAKFSRCLPEVMKASQQAIERGVKDCVFIDYKRRSGHFDVTTVASIKEITEKDSKHCLLDIAAHAIERLHSVHIYPIVIFIRYKNAKQIKEQKDPMYLRDKLSQKLSKEHFEAAQKTEQDYSRFFTGVVQGGSVSFICTQIVAVVEQEQNKVLWIPDGAQ; this comes from the exons ATGGATCCGCGGCACAGGGACTTTCTGGAGAAGTGTCACCACAACTTGGCCCAGTCCGTCACCGTCACCGACGCCGACCAGCTCGTGGAGGTTCTGTCCCGGGGAGGGACGCTGAGCCCGGCCGAGCGCCACGAGCTGGCCCGAGGCGGCGGCTGCGGCAGGGAGAAAGTGGAGCTCCTCGTCAAGATCCTGCTCCGCAAGGACCGGGACCACTTCGCCGACTTCTGCTCGGCCCTGGAGGAGACCAACCCTCACCTGCGCTCGGTCCTGCTCACCGGTACCGGGCCCGTGGAGCATTGCACCG GGTCCACCTACAGCGTCTTGTCCACCATGCCGTCAGACTCCGAGAGCAGCGGCTCTCTCGGCAGCGTGG GCACGCCCACTCCGGCCTCCTCGCCACCGCTGGCCCACGTGGACGGTCACCGGGTGAACGAGAAGATGGAGACCGTCCTGTTGCAGCTCCGCCACGTGTCCCGGGAGCGCGACGAGCTACGCAAGCGGCTGGCGCTCTCCTCGCCCGGGAGTACCTTCGACGACTGCAG GCCCAACTCGAAAGCGGGTCACGACTACGAGCGGCTCAAGCTGCAGTGTATGAAGGCCATGGCCGAGCTGCAGTCCCTGCAGAACCAGCACAGCGGCACCCTCAAGAGGTGCGAGGAGGCCGTCAAGAAGGCCGACTTCTACCA CACGCTGCACAGCCGCCTGGCTGGCGAGCACGGCCAGCTGAAGGACGAGCTGGAGGCGCTGAGGCTGGACAACGTGCGGCTGCTCCGCGAGCACGACCACGCCAAGCAGACCTGCGAGGAACTGCTCAGGCTGCGCGACCGCGACCAGCGGGAGGTGGCCGACATGCGCGCGCTGCACCAACAG GTGATCCGGGAGGGCTCGTCGGACGCCCTGAACAAGCTGTACGACTCCGCCGTGGACAAACTGGAGAGCGTGAGGAGCGACTACGAGGGTCTGCGGAAGATCTACGAGGACACGACGGCCGATCGCAACGCCGACCTGAGTCGCCTGGACCGCGCCGAGGAAGAGAAGCGACGCCTCCAGAAGCAGCTGGACGTGCTGATGAAGCAGAGGGACGCCGCCATCCACTACCAGCAGCAGTACTCGTCGTCCGTACgcag GTTGGACCAGCAGGAGCTGTCCAAGGCGGCCGCCCAGAACGTGGAGCTGCAGCACGAGATGGAGCGGCTGCAGTCGGAGGCCACGCGCTCCAAAACGCAGCAGCTCAAAGCGGCCAAGGAGTGCGAGAAGTACAAGGAGGAGCGCGACTCGGTCACGGGCGAGTACCGCCTGATCATGAGCGAGCGCGACCAGGTGATCAAGGAGGTGGAGCGGCTTCAGACCGGGCTGGAGCTGGCGGAGGCCAAGCTGAAGAACACGTCCTCGGAGCGGCGGGTGGCCAGCGAGGAGCTGGAGGCTCTCCGCCAG GAACTGTCGTCGTCGCTGATGGAGCGCGACCGTGCGGTGTGCGAGAAGAGCGAGCTTCTGGAGAAGTACTGCCACGAGGTGAAGGACAAGGCAGAGGCGCAGAAGGTGCTGAGCCAGGCCTGCGAGGACATGGAGACGGTGCGCGAGGAGCGAGACGTGGCCCGCAAGGAGAGGACGGAGGCCATCATCCAGCGGGACCAGCTGCTGCGCGAGTATTACCAGGCCAGACAG AAACAAGACTCTGTCACTCTGGACGTGGAGCGGGCCAACAAGGAGATCGAGATGCTCCGGAAGCAATACGAGGCCGTCGGCCAGGAGCTGAAGGAGGCGCTGCAGGAGGCCGAGGTGGCCAAGTGTCGCAGGGACTGGGCCTTCCAGGAGCGGGACAAGATCGTGGGAGAGAGGGAAAGCGTTCG CACCTTGTGCGACAACCTGAGGCGCGAGAGGGACAGAGCCGTGAGCGATCTGGCGGAGGCGCTGAGGAATCTGGACGACACCAGGAAGCAGAAGAACGACGCCGTGCGAGAGATCAAAGAACTCAA gGAAAAAATGGAGGACCAATTGGAGAAGGAGGCGCGGTTCCGCCAGCTCATGGCTCACAGTTCGCACGATTCCGCCATCGACATGGACTCGGTTGAATGGGAGACGGAAGTTGTAGAGTTTGACAAGTGCTGG GACATGGATTTGAAAGCACTTGGCTTTGATATCGCAGAGGGGGTCAATGATCCTTATTTGCCAGGAGATTGCGGTGTGTTTGTCAGTAAGGTGGACAAAGGAAGTCTAGCAGAAGGACGATTAAG GGTGAACGACTGGCTGCTGAAGATCAACAACGTGGACCTGACCAGCAAGGACAGGAAGCAGGCCATCAAAGCGGTGCTGAGTGGCGAGGGCGTGATCAACATGGTGGTCCGCCGCAGGAAGTCGCTTGGGGGGCGGGTCGCCACCCCTGTCCAGATTAACCTCGCCGGACACAAAG ACTGCGGCATCTGCCTGGAAAGCGGAGTGTTTGTTGCTTCGCTGGCGCCTGGCAGTCCGGCGGTCCGAGACAATGCGCTCACAGTTGGGGACAGGCTGCTCGCT ATTAATGGCATCTCGCTGGATAACAAGTCGCTGCCCGAGTGCGACGCTCTGCTGAGGACGTGTCGCGAGTCGCTCTGCATCTCCCTCGCCAAG TTCCTGCCTCAGAGCTGCTCCGGCCAGAGTTTATACGACGGTCTGAAGGACTCTGAGAAAGTCTCCAAAAACTGTCGCAACTCCAAGCACAGCTGTTCCACGCAGGCCGACGGCTGCGCCTGCGAGATGAGGTGCCGATTTGGCGGCGGCGGGGATGACGACGGAGCGCCCGGAGACGCCGGTCTTCATTGTCAACACGTGCCCGACGACTCCCTGCACTCCCGTAGCCCCTCGGAACCCCTGGCAGAGTTCTGCTACAGGAGGCAGGACTTCCAGCGTCTCCCCTTCACCTTCACGCCTGTGCTCCCCGACCGCGGCCCTTCTTCGAGGAAGGCCGGCGGAGGCACGTGGCCCAAAGTCATTGCGGGACCGTCTATCCCGGAGTGTGCGCGGCTTTCCATCTACAAGAGATCCAAGCAACGCAAGTCCATCTTTGACATGAATACATTCAGGAGACCGGAAGCTCCTCCAAAACTGGACTACATGTCGCTTTCTCAGCTGCCCAAAGACTCGCCGCAGAGCTCGGTGGCCGAATCCTCTCAAGGTCCGCCCGCCCCGCCGACCAGGAGCGACTCGTTCAGATTCAAACACTCGCTGCAGAACAGCTCGGCGTCAGACTCCACCATCCCGGCCTCCCCGCCCCGAGGGAGCAGTCCGGTCGTGGAAGGCGACTGCGCCAAGCAGCTCTACTACACGGCGGAAGCTTCGCATCGAGAGTCCAAGTTGCTGGCGGAGGACGACGGGAGTCAACCGCGGGAGTCGGAGAAGAGAAGGTACCGGCCCAAATCGGCACCGGCGCTGCGGCGGAACGTGACGCCGTTACACATCCCGGTTCCCATGCAG GTTCATCATTTCTCAAAAGACGAGCACTCGCCCGAGCCGATGGATTTGTTGCGCTTCTCTCCGATGCGAAATAATCGCTACGGCATGCACTTTGCGCCCCCCAGCTACAGCGGCGGCGTGACAC ACTCCGCGCAGCGAGGCTTAGCTTCATGTCCAGCGAAGACGGCCGTGATGAGGAACCCGGTCTACGGCGCCTGGAGTCACGAAGTGCAGACCGGCAACTGTCCGCCAGGGCCCAGCTCCGGCGTCCACTCGCATTCACGTGCAAA CCCCCAGCATCACGGTCGCCACAGTGTGGACCTCAACCACCAGCTCGCTGGGGACGTTGGTGACGCCGGCCGAGCACCTCACGGCACCAATTCCCTCCCCTCCGGCTCCAGACTGG GCTCCCTGAGTGCGTTGCAGTTTAGAGCCGAGCGCATTAGGATTCCACCGACTCGGTATCCGTGCTCCGCTGGATCGGATCGAG GCTCCCGCTCCCATTCAGAGTGCAGCTCACCGACGACGCCTCCCAGGTCCCCCGTCGGCCCGGACGCATCGTCCTTCGCCGGCAGCCAATCGTCGAGCTCCATCTCCACGCAGCTCAGGATAGCCGTCAGCCCCGCACCGGTCGGTGACGGACGGAAGGACGG ATTTGTCAGGCATCGGCTGGCTGCTCGGCCCAAGTTCCTCTCTTTGAGATGCTTGAG GCCGTATTTGGAGGAGCCGCGCAACGTGACGGTGCAGAAAGGAGCCGAGCCGCTGGGTATCTCCATCGTGAGCGGCGAGAACGGCGGCGTGTTTGTGTCCAAAGTCACGGCGGGAAGCATCGCTCACCAAGCTCATTTGGAGTACGGAGATCAGCTGTTGGAG TTTAACGGCATCAACCTGCGGAATGCGAACGAGCAGCAGGCCCGCTTGGTGATCGGGCAGCAGTGCGACACGGTCACCGTTTTGGCTCAGTACAACCCACACATGTTTCAGCTGGGCAATCACTCTCGATCCAG CTCTCGCATGGAGTCCAGCAGCGACCGGCCGACCCCCCGCGACAGCGGCTCCACCACCCCGGACGACGGCTCCGTGGGCGACGCCCTCAGCGAGCAGGACGAGGGCACCGTGACGCCGCCATCCAAGCAGACCGCCCCCGCCGCCAGCCCCCACAGCACCTTCAG GCTTCCCGTTGCCGCTTTACGTCGCACCGCGGATTCGCGACTGGTGAGGCTGAAGAGGATCCAGGCGGAGCTGGGAGTCCAGATATGCGGAGGCAACCTGTACGGTGTCTTTGTGGAGACTCTGGATGAAGATAGTCCTGCTAAAAGTGCTAATGGCCTGCTGCCCGGAGACCGGATCCTGGAG TACAACGGCGTCAGCATGAAGAACAAAACCAAAGAGGAGGCTTACCTGGAATTGTTAAAGCCCGCCGAAACGGTCACGTTCAAGGTACAAAACTGCCTGGACGAACTGGCCGCCGTCAAAGAGACACCCGGAGACGGAGTTTTCATCAG ATCGCTGTACGAGAGGGTGGCCGACACGGAGCAAGAGCTGAGCTTCAAGAAGGACGACATCCTGTACGTGGAGGATACGCTGCCCAACGGCAACTTCGGCTACTGGATGGCGTGGCACCTTGACGAGAAGGGGCAGAAGTTGGAGAACGGGCAGATTCCCAGCAGATTCAT GATGGACCAGGAGTTCTACAGGAGACACGGCATGAGCGACATGAAAGACGACGGCGGCGGGGGCAAAACTTTGTCGGCCGCCGCCCGGCGGTCCTTCTTCCGCCGGAGGCTGAAGCACAAGCACAACGGATCCAAGGACGGGAAGGACCTCATGGCGTCTGAAGCCATGATGTCTGAATACTTGCCCATCACAGAAG ATGGCGTGAGCCTCATGTACCAGCGGGTCCAGAAGGTGGAGTGCTCGGCCCCCAGACCGGTGCTGATCCTGGGGCCGCTAGCCGAGGCCAGTAAGGACATGCTGGTCAACGAGGCGCCCGCCAAGTTTAGTCGCTGTCTGCCGG AGGTCATGAAAGCGTCCCAGCAGGCCATCGAGCGAGGCGTGAAGGACTGCGTGTTCATCGACTACAAGCGACGCAGCGGCCATTTCGACGTCACCACCGTGGCCTCCATCAAGGAGATCACGGAGAAG GACTCGAAGCACTGCTTGCTCGACATCGCCGCGCACGCCATCGAACGCCTGCACAGCGTCCACATCTACCCGATCGTCATATTCATTCGCTACAAAAACGCCAAGCAGATCAA AGAGCAGAAGGATCCGATGTACCTGCGGGATAAACTCTCCCAGAAGCTCTCCAAGGAGCACTTTGAGGCAGCCCAGAAGACGGAGCAGGACTACAGCCGCTTCTTCACAG GTGTCGTCCAAGGCGGCAGCGTCTCCTTCATTTGCACTCAGATCGTCGCCGTCGTCGAGCAGGAGCAGAATAAAGTTCTGTGGATCCCCGACGGAGCgcagtag